The Acinetobacter chinensis genomic sequence GCGCTTTCATCGGCTATTAAGCTGTCACGTGCAGGACTGAAATCTCCAGATAAGCCTGTCGGAAGTTTTGTATTTGCCGGTCCTACAGGGGTTGGTAAAACAGAAGTGACCAAGCAGCTTGCAAAATTGATGGGTGTTGAGCTCGTACGTTTTGATATGTCTGAGTACATGGAGCGTCATGCAGTTTCCCGTTTGATCGGTGCACCTCCTGGTTATGTTGGTTTTGATCAGGGTGGTTTACTGACTGACGCAATCCATAAAAACCCACATTGTGTGTTGTTGCTGGATGAAATTGAAAAAGCACATCCAGATGTTTTCAATCTGCTTCTGCAGATCATGGATCATGGTTCGCTGACCGACAACAATGGACGTAAGTCTGATTTCCGTAATGTGGTGATTGTACTGACCACCAATATTGGTGCAGAAAGTATTTCACGAGTCAGCATTGGCTTTATGGAACAGGACAACAGTCTGGACAATCAGGATGCAATGAAAAAAGCATTTTCTCCTGAATTCCGTAACCGCCTAGATGGGGTGATTCAGTTCAAGGCATTGCCAGTGACGATCATTGAAAATGTCGTGGATAAATTCCTGACCGAGCTTCAGGCGCAGCTGGATGAGAAACGGGTTATTCTGGAGGTGGATCAGGATGCACGTGAATGGATGGCTGAAAATGGTTATGACCGCCTGATGGGTGCCCGGCCAATGCAACGATTGATTCAGGAGCATCTGAAAAAGCCACTGGCAGAGATGATTCTGTTTGGTGAGCTGGCAGAACATGGTGGAAATGTTGCTGTTTCTGTGAAGAAAGAAGATGGCAGGGCTGTTGGTCTTAAGCTTGAAGTGTTTGAAGATGAGACAGCTGAACCTGCTTAACTGGTCATAAACTTAAGATAGAGACCCGTGTACATCACGGGTTTTTATTTATGAAGAACTTTAATACTGGTGATCCCTGGAATTTGAATGGACATTGATTTAACAAAGGTTTTGAGTACTTTTGCATTATTTATGGTGACAGCTGTTGCGGAAATACTGGGCTGTTATTTTCCTTATCTGATTTTAAATCAGGGCAAAAGTCACTGGTTCTGGTTACCTACAGTTATTGCACTTGGCGTATTTGTCTGGCTGTTGACTTTGCATCCGGCAGCATCTGGGCGGATTTATGCAGCCTATGGTGGTATCTATATTTTTACCGCATTGATATGGCTGAGATTTGTCGATCAGGTTGAGTTAAGCCGATGGGATATTATGGGCGGTATGGTGGTGTTGACCGGGGCTGCAATTATTATTTTACAGCCCAATGGGTTGATCAGGTAAGTCCCTTATTTGTTGAAAACAGTACCTGATACCTGTCTGACACAGTTATTTGAACTGACATTCAGTATTTTTAAGTTTACTGATGAAAGTCTGCTTGTCTGAAGTCAGTGTCAGTTGAACATAGTAGGGATTTCGTTTCTGAAATTCATGCTCAAAAAACTGATTGCAGTTTTGCAGCATATTCTGATGTATCAGCTTTTTCACTTCTGTTTGACCGATATCTGCAGCAAACTGAGTAAAGTCGGATGATGTAATCAGACCTGTAAAATCAGTATGGTCTGCAAACACACGCATATCTTCAATAATAGTGTTTTGATCAATCTGATAAGGCATTGTTCGGGAATCTTCATCACTGATGACATCCAGTATTTCATTCAGTGCATCTGCATTTTTTATGACATGCTTTGAGTCAGTAATCTGTTTCTGGATCAGATAATGATCCAGTTCTGTAGGTACGGCAGCTGTATATGCAGAAATGCAAAGAGTAATCAGCCCCAGTAATATTTTTTGTAAATGCATGATAAATCACTTATTAAAATTATGGATTAATTATACGCAAATTCAGTCAGATGTGTTGTGTTTTCCAGCGATAGAATGTATCTAAATCCAGTTCAATTTTTGCTTTTTCGGAACTGTAAGTCTGATCTTCTTCAACAATCAGATACGTGCCTGAACCATTGTTGATTGCAAGATAAGCTGCATGAGCAGCCACATCAACATGGATTGAGCCTTCTGATGCTTTATTGCAGCCTGTGGCAGGACCATAGAGCTTACCGTAGCGAAGAATCACATGGTTCAGCTGGCTTTGGTGAATTCTGGATTCCATATCTGAGATATTCAAAGCATTATATTTAATAATTTCATTGTCTGAACTGATGGCTAATGGGCTATCTTCATTTATTTTTGATGCTGATGGTTCATGAGCAAAGGCAATACTTTGGGCAATAAATTTTTGACATGGAATACTTTGTGCAGCTTCAATTAAATGGGCAGTACCTGTTTCACGAATTTTCGCATTACGCTTACGTGCTTCATGCATATGTTCAGGTTTTAAACCATGTGGTAAGTCAGTCAGTTGGTGAATAATAATCTGAGGCGAGATTGTCTGAATTTGATTAATGAGTTGATTTTTATTAAAGACATCTACAACGACAGGGACAACATCGATTGCTTCTAAAAAACATGCTTTATTGATGGAGCGGGTGGTACCGTATACCTGATAGCCATGTTGTTTCAGTATTAAACAGAGTTTAAAACCAACTGCGCCTGTAGCACCAGCGACGAAAATGATGGGTCTGGTGTGACTGGATTTATTATTATCGTGTTTATTCAAAATATTGCCTGTACAGATCTTAATTTTATAAAAAATATAATCTGTACAGGCAAATTGCAATTAATCTTTTTTCAGATTCTCATTGATCAGAAATTCAACCAGTGCTTTCTGTGCGTGTAAGCGGTTTTCTGCTTCATCCCAGACAACAGCATTTTTGTGGTCGAGCAGATTTTCAGAAATTTCTTCACCACGGTGTGCTGGTAAGCAATGCATGAACAGACAGTCAGGATGAGCAAGATCCATCAGTTTTTCATTGACCTGATAGTCGGCAAATGCTTTTTCACGGATTTTCTGTTCTTCTTCCTGTCCCATGCTTGCCCAGACATCAGTGACAATCAGGTCAGCATTGACTGCAGCATCTTCGGCAGAGTCCACCAGTTCAACACAGTGAGCAAATTCGGAGAGAAACTCAGGTTTTGGCTCATAGCCTTTTGGTGATGCGATTTTCAGGGTAAAGCCCCACATATGTGCTGCTTCAACATATGAATTACACATATTGTTGCCGTCACCAATCCATGCAACGGTTTTACCTTCAATTGAACCACGGTGTTCAATGAATGTCTGCATATCTGCAAGCAGCTGGCAAGGATGATGGTCATCAGTCAGAGCATTGATAACAGGAACTTTTGAGTAGGAAGCAAAACGTTCAACAATGTCATGACCAAAGGTACGGATCATGACGATATCCAGCATGCTTGAAATCACACGTGCTGAATCTTCAATCGGTTCACCGCGACCCAGCTGGGTATCACGTGAAGAAAGGAAAATAGCACTGCCACCAAACTGGCTCATGCCTGCTTCAAACGATACTCGCGTGCGGGTGCTCGATTTTTCAAAAATCATACCCATCACTTTACCAACAAATGGCTGAAACACTTCATTGTTATGCTGTTTGCGCTTGAGTTCGATTGCGCGTTGCAGAATCTGGTTCAGTTCCAGGGTTGATAAATCGCGTAAAGTAAGGAAGTGACGTAGAGCCATGGTTACTCCACAATAATTGCTGAATCAGAAAAGAACAACAATTAGTTGTTGGTTGGTTAATGGAAAAAAAGGAATCGGTAAATATACTATATGAACAGAAAAATGCAAAAAAAATTAGACCTATTGATGACCGTCGAGGAACCTGTCCACGCAGTAATGGATATAGTTGATGGTTTCCTGTTCATCTTCATCAACTTTCATATTCATCAGAATACGCCATTCCAGCTCACGGATAATACCAAAATAAAACTGAGCCGAAAAATCAGGTCGAGGACAGTTAATGAGACCTGCATCGTGTGCCTGAGTCAGTGCATTGGAAATTGAACACTGAATATGCTTGGGACCCTGTTCAATAATATAGTCTGCAAGTGCTGGGTTTCGCTGTGCCTGTTCCAAAATCAGACGAAGAAATGCTGCATTTTGAGGTAATACAATATGTCTTTGAAAGTTAATCAGTGTCTGAAAGAGATGGATCCGTAAATTTGAACAACTCCTATAAGTGATATTCTGCTCCTCAAATGATGTTATAAACATCAATATATGGAGTATTTTATGGCACGTAGACCAAGAAGAAATCATTCAAATGATTTTAAAGCTAAGGTAGCACTTGCTGCGATTAAAGCAGAAAAAACACTTGCTGAATTGAGTGCTGAGTTTGATGTTCATCAAAACCAAATTATTGACTGGAAAAATCAAT encodes the following:
- a CDS encoding NAD-dependent epimerase/dehydratase family protein, which encodes MNKHDNNKSSHTRPIIFVAGATGAVGFKLCLILKQHGYQVYGTTRSINKACFLEAIDVVPVVVDVFNKNQLINQIQTISPQIIIHQLTDLPHGLKPEHMHEARKRNAKIRETGTAHLIEAAQSIPCQKFIAQSIAFAHEPSASKINEDSPLAISSDNEIIKYNALNISDMESRIHQSQLNHVILRYGKLYGPATGCNKASEGSIHVDVAAHAAYLAINNGSGTYLIVEEDQTYSSEKAKIELDLDTFYRWKTQHI
- a CDS encoding TetR/AcrR family transcriptional regulator C-terminal domain-containing protein produces the protein MEQAQRNPALADYIIEQGPKHIQCSISNALTQAHDAGLINCPRPDFSAQFYFGIIRELEWRILMNMKVDEDEQETINYIHYCVDRFLDGHQ
- the argF gene encoding ornithine carbamoyltransferase, encoding MALRHFLTLRDLSTLELNQILQRAIELKRKQHNNEVFQPFVGKVMGMIFEKSSTRTRVSFEAGMSQFGGSAIFLSSRDTQLGRGEPIEDSARVISSMLDIVMIRTFGHDIVERFASYSKVPVINALTDDHHPCQLLADMQTFIEHRGSIEGKTVAWIGDGNNMCNSYVEAAHMWGFTLKIASPKGYEPKPEFLSEFAHCVELVDSAEDAAVNADLIVTDVWASMGQEEEQKIREKAFADYQVNEKLMDLAHPDCLFMHCLPAHRGEEISENLLDHKNAVVWDEAENRLHAQKALVEFLINENLKKD
- a CDS encoding YnfA family protein yields the protein MDIDLTKVLSTFALFMVTAVAEILGCYFPYLILNQGKSHWFWLPTVIALGVFVWLLTLHPAASGRIYAAYGGIYIFTALIWLRFVDQVELSRWDIMGGMVVLTGAAIIILQPNGLIR